The genomic segment tgcaagtcatcgagtccgtagcacgagtgctaggaattgagaaacggcctcaATCTCCCAGACCAAATATTTTGTGGGCGGAGTTCAGGCTGGTATCCAGCTATAAGACCTGAGCAACGCCTTGAAATCACGCTTACGGTATTCAGTATTCAGCTTCCCGATAAAAATGTGCCTAATGTGCAACAAACACCAAAATCCCAATACTTGACCAACGTTAAATCGGTACTGCGTCAATATTTAATCGCACAATGTTACAGATTACATCGACCTCTAGATGACGCGCTTTGGCCTATTCACCCACGACACTATTCTCGGGTTTACGGCACTCTATCCCCGAGGGAAGTCACCAAACAGTGTTGCCAGTTTGGGCGGGACAGTTTGCCGAATCTGTCAACAATTGCAGCTCGTTCGCCGTGCTGTAGCCAGGTTGGGCCTGATTttcagcccaatctggcaaccctgtcGCCCATTCCACTAGTTCACCTAGTCCGCTCCGCTCCTGTCAGCCTGCTGCTTGTAATCCACACGAAGCTGCCTGCACCGTCTGAAGCTCTGCCTTTGAGCCATGGCTAAACTGAGTAAAGAGACCAAGCAGCGGCTGCAGCAGGTCTTCCAATGCGGCCAGTTCGTCATCCGATGGGGCTTCATTCCTACGGTGCTCTACCTAGGTCAGTGTCTTAACATTCGGGGGTTATCTGTCATTTTGTGTCAAGCTAGCAATGTAGCTTAGCATATTTTCCTATCGACCATGTGTTGGTAAAATGCGTGATCACACGCGGGGATGCACGAGTCGACACAGTGTTTATCCGTATGATGGTAAAATAGAAAGGCCGGGTTGTCTTTACGGTCTTCAGACCTTTCTCTGGGAGTCAGTGCCTCCTTTGTACGAGTGTCTGCTGGGGCTTCCTCGGATTATCCTTGAGACAATCAACAGTGAGGCCTGAGGAGAATACAATAAAAATCATattcatcagtcatcatagttAGTTGCCCTGCCATGTATTAGTGGGCATTCAGCTGCAGGTCTTTACTTATCCGTTTTTGACATCAACATATCTGTGGCGATATATTGTGGCTATTGTGGTTGGAGTCTGGTAGTTCTGCTGAGACGTGTGTGGCTTGTCCTTCACTCTGTGGTGGGCGGTGCTTGAGGGAGGAGTTGTCTGCGATGAACGTGCATCCGTTGAAGATATCATCAGGGACGCTCATCGACTCGTGACCTCTAAATTGATCTGAGAATGCTGCAGATTGTCGACATACTGGACCGGTAGATGTTTCGTTATCAATTTCATCATACAGGACTTCCTGTCTCCGGTTGGGAAATACTTCCCCAGTCATACTTTAAATATCCGGGGAAACTTTAGTCATCACCTAAGATAATTCATTAATTTGCAGCCATCCAGTGACACGCATCTGTGGGGGTAATCCTCCCACTGAGCTGTCTCTCCTGCAGCCAAATCCAACAACCAGGCCCATTCCCAGCTTGCGTTAATCCTGGCACAAAAAAAATGTGTCAGACCCTCTTATTTCCCGTCTGTATGGGAAAAGTATCTTAGTCTTACAGTAATAAAGTATTTCAAATGCTGTTTAGGATTGTTCGCAAATGAAGGGCTTAATATGgacttgttttattttttataaagaaTGACTAATGGTTGACCAATGAAGTCCAGAGGGGAAGTGTGTAACCTAGGAATCACTTTTGTTTTCTTACTGAAGTTTTTGTCTCTCCTTCGAGAGACAAACTACTTGGTCACAGTAGTAACCTTTTACAGTGTACAAGTATGCTGTATATTGTTAATCCAACTCATTCTCGTAGAGTTGGATATGGTTTGGTCTGCAACTGCAACTAACAATTATGAAGCTATCTTTGTAGTATACaggaaatgggttaacctagtgattgttagttcTTGGCATTTGGCTGTTGTACTGACAGTGTCTGCGATAAATTTGTTTGTACTCTTCATAGCCTATTATCGGGCTGGTGCTCGGGTTAGCCATCGTAGGCCTGTATCGTGGAAACACCAACAGACTCTTGTTTGTGTATCAGCTATTGTTTCTGGCTCAGCCCTTAATCCAACGTTAAGATATTGTTAACATACTGAACCATGCAGATTGGaccttgtgttattttttttattcgtGATCAGTTTTTGCCAGATTCTAATTTACGTTCGAGCCTCCTAAGTGGTCGGCAGGATGCGCCATAGCCTATGAGTATGATGCGTTATGAGTATGATGCTCCATTAGGCTGTACCTGATGGGCTCAAACaataccttttttttaatttcaggcTTCCAGCGTGGAGCGGATCCCGGAATGCCTGAACCCACAATTCTGAGGTGTGTACAAAATGTCACTTTGAGGACCAAACCTGTGATCATACCATTGTACCCTTCCCTCCTGACTAAAACCTCAGTTAACAATATAACATGGCTAAATAACTTCCCTGTTCTTGTAATACAGCCCTTTTGTCTTTTTGAATCAATGTCTTGGTCAGTTTGGAGTTTGTTGAATAATTGCAGTGCTCTTATCACAAAGATCCTGCTATATTGCTGGACAAATGACATGGACAAAGCATTGTCCGCTTCAAGTCTGAAGGGATGTTACCAGGTTTACCATGTTTATTCTGTTTTATCTCTTCAACTCTCGACTAGTTTGCTATGGGGCTGAGGAAGGCTCTGCACGCGACCCATCCACTCATCCATCACTGTTGCGGGCCGGACCCTCGGGAAGTCAAGTGGATAACAATGGACTGTTCCTGTAATAACTAATGGCCCTCAgaaatatagtatatataaaatacatagaATATGGTATCTGTATTTATGTCTGAATTGCAGATGACCAAGGGAGTAATGTGATTGTCGGAAGTGCATGACTCGTCTTTTTGTTAATCCATTTATATTTGTGTAATGCTTTGTTTGCATATGCATTATTATTGTACGTATATCTGCATACGTTGGAAATGGCTGTTTTTATCCTGGAGATTCTGACAATAAACCTTCAGTGAGATTAGTGTCTTGTGTATCTGCATAtcccattttatttattttcaagatTTCCTTTCTTCATCTTAGTTTGATACACGCAACAATAAAGGCTGTAGAGTAATATTGTACAGAGTCCCTTGACTACCACTGAGGTCTGGTGGTCAGCAACACACAGAGTACTGTTTGGACTGTGAGGTTCATTCCTGGAAAAACATTAATTTGTTATGGTCCAAGTTATGGTGGCCCATAATGGGTTTGCCTGCTTTGAACTCTCCCTGGAACATTTTACCCTATATGTTTATGCTATATTCTTAGCTAGGTAAAatcttgtgtgtgcatgggaatTTTTGTAATTATGTCTTAAAAATGCATATCATAAAGACTAATTGCATTGGACATTTGTTTAATACGCGTACAAAAATAACTTAACAAAGttgaaataataatacatattctTGAAACCTGACACCGGTGCAGCTTCCGCTTTACAAgtcatattttttataaatatttcgaAATATATTTGCATCAttgaaatataaaaaatgttAACTTACAACTGGCTACAGTACATTCAAGGTAAGGAAATACATTATAAAGATCCATTGTAAAAGTGACTTCAAAAATGCAAAGAACAAGACAATAAATAAGTTCACCATAAATATCATAAATTAAAATTTACAAAATAACCTAAATAACAGTTGCAACTCATTTTGCTTGACAAGGAAAGACAATTTTCCACTTGTAGATCACTCGGAGCAGCATTGAAGGTTTAATGGCTTTGATTGGACTGAGCTGAGCTGTACTTTGTGAGCCACTCTATGGCCTCTGATGATTGAACTTCTCCTTTCGACAGAGGTCGCGGCTGCTGTCAATCAGGAACAGGTGCAGTTTGCGCAGGATGCTGTGTGCGGTGACCTTCCTTTGAAACGTGTTGGTGTTTTCCAGACCTTGCAGTATGCTCTGGGCCTCGGTGTCACTGAGCACTGTTAGCCGCTCCGGGTGCCTCATCTGTTTGGCAAACaatcaataaataattatttagtTTTAAACAGGACTATATTTGACTGTGGTAGTATAAAGCCCTTTGTGCCCTGTTGCGTTGTCCAACCTGGGCCAACTTGTGTGTAATAGAGCAGTGGTAACTCCGTTCTCACCTTTTCCTCAATGAGATGAATCAGAAGGTCACTATTGTACTTGATGTGCGGTAGAAGGGCATTGTCGGGGTACTCCTTCTTCACGTGCGTCAGCAGCACCTTGTACTTCTGCAGACCCTGCACCAGTCTCAAGAGACAGGCCTCCTGtacaggagcagaggagagagcaggtcAACCTCCAAGGCACGTCATGATTGTTTAATATTGGCCTAAAGTATTTGTATATGAACAGAAAAGGGCCAGCCGCCAGGCTCTGTTAACGTATATATCGGGAGTCAAGGTATGTCTCTCTCAGTGATTATATATGACCTACAAGGCTGAACATACCCAAAGCTATTACCCAAATGAGATGTAATTCTACACATActattgtttacatttatttctgGGATACAACCCTTTACATTTCGATGGAACAAAGTCACAAAGCTAAATAATGACAAAGTAACATTTGTTTGGCCTATTTCCAAGTATAATtggcaataataataaatatctcCCTACATAGGTTGAATGATATTTATGTAAACTCTCACTCATGCTGAGAGAATCACTTCTCAGAAAAATTCAAGCaatgattttatttttcattcattctctTTATATGATTTATTACATTAAGTGTAGGCCCCCGGGCTTTACCTTGTTCATGGTGACCGGGCAGCCTGCAGGAGGCGAGGGGATTTCGGTTCGTTCCAGAAAGTCATAATTGGCCTCAATTGAGAATTCATCTTCAAACTGGAGGAGTTTGAGAAGAATGGTGAAATGTAGATGATGACTACAGAACATGTAGGACTACAGTTATTATAGGTATCGCAGACCTGGGTATCGACAGTCGTTCCTGTTTCCCATTTTGTCGTCTTTACACCATTTCACcatttcattcataaaaataaatcgAACCACGTGACAGCAAATCAATTCAATATCAAATTAAAGTAAACCAACAAGTAAAATGACCACGTTACACGGTAGATTATTTCTGCTGCCATCAGGACCGCTCACCTGTTCCTTGTGACGCGTGGTGGACGCGATGAACACACCCCACACCGGGGAGTCGCAGAGCAGCCCCTCGGCTTCAAGCACCTGACCCGGAGGCTCTCCCGACGGACGGTCCAGCTGGGCCAACGGGGCGGCCGAGGTGAACCACGCAAAAGTCCCCAGTGTTATCGCAGAGAGCAGAGGGAAGTCTGCAAGAAAGAGGAGAAAGTGAGgataaaccacacacactcacaccagaaCAGCGCATGAAAAAAGTCTCGCCTACACAACACCTACTTGATAAAGAAGTCATGTTGCGATGCGAACTTCAACTTGTTGAATACCTTATCTTGAGGAAGAGTCTATTTATTCCACGGATTTGCGGATGTTACGGATAACTTTGTTACCACCCAATTCTGCCTGCCCCCGTATTCGCCCATGACTTCTGGATATTTTATTGGGGCGTCTTTCTGGGATGTGCTGTCATGGGCCTGTGCGTAAAGAATATGGAAAACATTCATCGATCCTATCGAGTGAGTCAAGTGTCTTAGTCAGCAGAAAACTacttaaaggggaactatgcaacttttctggtttaatttaccttaatataacaggttaagagtcattgtgatggttTCATAATGGCGGAAAAAGTGAATATGCAaatttctgccggcgacccgccgcccactctcgctgGATTCTCGGGTCTCACGAAGCACCGAATTGCTTTAAGGTACTAGAGACCAATGGCGGATTCAGAACGTAATTTATGGGTGGGCCTAGGAATATCTGGATGGGCCTTGGTTTTTTTCAAAGATGAAAGGaacatgcatgtatatatatatttatacaacgggggacctaaatccagcgatctgattggttcccaactgttgtataatgagcgtatacataactgctatgacgcccgatcattttgtgaaagtttgcatatcactccgcgcctggaagtagaaacagttacaaagtaaaacatatgttggatgatggagagcgtgtaaatgttgttactccgggagtgagcaaggcgatggagagactaacgaaagcttaggcacacggcgagtgaactgctccataggataaattgccggcgaaccgctctatcggagccttctctcggagggacgctaaagtgtgttgaatagcgaccgtcgatgcatagcggcagccaggagggactacttttttgtattctttaattaaacggctattttggctttcttggtttctttttaagtgtagtgtgtctatgactttcgtttcgccataacagtaaccgttgtataaaagcaatagatcacttcagtcagtggcatgtgctcattataccactgtgaaggaggtcgccggccctccgctgttGTCCGGCCCGCATccgggccggacaacgccccttaacagcggtataatgagcacataacacagcctggcgtgatctattgcttaaatatatatttatatatatatctatataaaattATGAAGTGGAGAGAACGTGCAGATCGGTAGTAGGCtacattttaatatgccttttaCTCATGTCAGAATGTcacataataaaaacaaaaatccaaCACTGCATAGCTCACGTTATAGTGACTACAACACGAACATGAATATGGATCAAACCATGATCACTCATTAGTTGAACAATTTGTGTAAAAGCAGGCGCACAAAAGGTAAAGTTGGGGACGCAAACATTTTCCGAGAAAAAAAGTGGGGAATTATAGAGACTCTTATCTTTATTCAGCCATTGATACTTTGCCATTAGTTGTTGGGATACTGTTTAATGCCACTTTTTCTAATGATTCATTCATGGCAGTCTGGGAGTTTCTAGAGTTGACAATGGCTCTGTGATGGTAGAGAGGGCATTGGTTGTTATTGGAATTCAGCATAGGCCAATTCATCCGTGCATGATTCCGGAACTTTCGCATTCACATCTATTAATCATACTGAGTTTATCTGTTTCGTAACGTGGAAGAGGAAGTGGACGTATTAGGATACATTCTAAGAATTATTACTCAGCAAGATCACAAGGATTTGCCACCACGGCCCCTCCGCCTCTGTCATCCTTATCcttaatgagcgtatacataactgctatgacgcccgatcattttgtgaaagtttgcatatcactccgcgcctggaattagaaacagttacaaagtaaaacatatgttggatgatggagagcgtgtaaatgttgttactccgggagtgagcaaggcgatggagagactaacgaaagcttaggcacacggcgagtgaactgctccataggataaattgccgg from the Gadus morhua chromosome 22, gadMor3.0, whole genome shotgun sequence genome contains:
- the LOC115535986 gene encoding interleukin-6, with protein sequence MTSLSNFPLLSAITLGTFAWFTSAAPLAQLDRPSGEPPGQVLEAEGLLCDSPVWGVFIASTTRHKEQFEDEFSIEANYDFLERTEIPSPPAGCPVTMNKEACLLRLVQGLQKYKVLLTHVKKEYPDNALLPHIKYNSDLLIHLIEEKMRHPERLTVLSDTEAQSILQGLENTNTFQRKVTAHSILRKLHLFLIDSSRDLCRKEKFNHQRP
- the tomm7 gene encoding mitochondrial import receptor subunit TOM7 homolog, producing the protein MAKLSKETKQRLQQVFQCGQFVIRWGFIPTVLYLGFQRGADPGMPEPTILSLLWG